Proteins encoded by one window of Rubrobacter indicoceani:
- a CDS encoding NUDIX hydrolase has translation MNSSEEAGRWEHLSSEVLLETPFFRLRSDALKLPDGAVKDSYYILERDDAAFVLAVDEDGNVPLVRQYRPPLGIMELCLPAGLVDPGEDPEAAAKRELLEETGYAGGRWERVAKLSSSPGLKSNWAHVFLARGVEKVSSGDPDEFERLEVFTVSVAELGRLVRRGEIVSSSAVAGVLLAAERLAAPGFGGET, from the coding sequence ATGAACTCCAGTGAAGAGGCCGGGCGGTGGGAGCACCTGTCCTCCGAAGTCCTGCTGGAAACCCCGTTTTTCAGGCTGCGCTCCGACGCGCTGAAGCTCCCGGATGGCGCGGTCAAGGACAGCTACTACATCCTGGAGCGCGACGACGCAGCCTTTGTGCTCGCGGTGGACGAGGACGGCAACGTGCCGCTTGTCCGGCAGTACCGACCGCCGCTCGGGATCATGGAACTCTGCCTTCCCGCCGGTCTGGTCGACCCCGGTGAAGACCCGGAGGCTGCGGCCAAGCGTGAGCTTCTCGAAGAGACGGGCTACGCCGGCGGCAGGTGGGAGAGGGTCGCGAAGCTCTCCTCCTCGCCGGGTTTGAAGAGCAACTGGGCGCACGTCTTTCTGGCGCGGGGCGTGGAGAAAGTCTCTTCGGGCGACCCGGACGAGTTCGAGCGGCTCGAGGTCTTCACGGTCTCGGTGGCGGAGCTCGGTCGGCTCGTGCGGAGGGGGGAAATCGTCAGCTCCAGCGCCGTCGCGGGCGTTCTTCTCGCCGCCGAGAGGCTGGCCGCCCCGGGTTTCGGGGGTGAAACCTGA
- a CDS encoding response regulator yields the protein MTAEASETENLKSGGVRLVAATEDLMFRSRIAQAAESAGIESAFPRSPKKLLETLHSERPDVLVLDLHSERFDAVEILNALGSDGDLARIHTVGYVPHTRKDLIVAAREAGCDRILARSAFFGGLPGVLFPKGARPGEEADELQ from the coding sequence TTGACAGCGGAAGCAAGTGAAACGGAGAACCTGAAATCGGGCGGCGTGAGGCTCGTGGCCGCGACCGAGGACCTGATGTTCCGAAGCCGCATCGCACAGGCCGCCGAGTCGGCGGGCATAGAGTCAGCGTTTCCACGCTCCCCCAAAAAGCTGCTGGAGACCCTGCACTCCGAAAGGCCGGACGTGCTGGTGCTCGACCTCCACTCCGAGCGCTTCGACGCGGTCGAGATACTAAACGCCCTCGGCTCGGACGGTGACCTCGCCCGGATACACACCGTCGGGTACGTGCCGCACACAAGAAAAGACCTTATCGTCGCCGCAAGGGAGGCCGGCTGCGACCGCATCCTTGCCCGTAGCGCGTTTTTCGGCGGCCTGCCGGGCGTGCTCTTCCCGAAGGGTGCGAGGCCGGGAGAGGAGGCCGATGAACTCCAGTGA
- a CDS encoding choice-of-anchor Q domain-containing protein, whose product MNGVLRFPVAVCVSLVIVALLYSAPAWAAAPITVDTLSDTPEEGKCTLREAVAAANTDAVVGGCAAGDGADTITFDLPDSSRITLTGKGGSSPVEVFEDLTIDGAGRNLTISGGGEVGIFFNSGSEENGPATLTLKDLTLAEGRGVDQGSGFGGGSSGGGAVYNTATLIVEGVSFEDNRAFDAGGAIYSKGPRANVSITGSTFKRNRVTCTGVCGGQGGGGAIAALAGGETKITNSVFRDNIAFGKDASGGAVLGRFSFRASDTGPISISGSTFEGNKALTAAIFSLRFRTGGGAISVFNRELTITDSEFTENEATIADSAGNPGAGFVPQTFGGAVLVESENVPGDTAPLREANISDTTFTRNAATAPASFGGALFALRSPTSISNGTFTQNTAERTGAIDNAGASFDITDSEITNNVAIGSKDEGATVGGVTTRSQGTQAQDGTQYKAQTTFIRTNVSDNVNGNCGAETDDEITDGGGNTETPGSSCGFNGVERVETERPNALDDEYEAEAGAATVAVSAPGVLENDADPEGEAMIPELVDEPRNGTVVLEKDGSLVYTPDKGSPGDAFTYRVKSPDGLRQSKVATVNIRFTSEIVVNSDADTVADNSECTLREAIISANTNAASGNMTGECAAGSGKDTITFDLPDDTTITLGGEQLVISSALTIDGSTTDRLAVSGGKESRVFSVNGGPVEINDLAITEGAVSGSEALGGGILLERAKLTLTNAVVSENTSELDGGGIFSSTVSAGSGGAADPEQRLTIRNSTISGNTAARGGGVRNRQGLTIIENSTVTNNTALADQGSGVSSFGDEFARTEVSSSIIAANENTDVDFNSFDDDGVNSFQSNGYNLIADGNAADAFGETGDQKGVDSPGLEPLADNGGPTETHALRAGSLALDRGGPDCPDTDQRGMKRPKDGTGDGEAACDVGAFEVQNLLPPEGPPAATCAGRETTISGGPGGGPTVGTRGDDVIIGTPGRDIIRGLGGDDLICALSGNDTVYGGDGADRIEGANGNDALYGGRGNDTILGGAGQDTLRGGPGRDRLNGGPGRNSVKQ is encoded by the coding sequence ATGAACGGTGTGCTGCGTTTTCCGGTGGCGGTATGTGTGTCGCTCGTGATCGTCGCTTTGCTTTATTCGGCTCCGGCGTGGGCTGCGGCCCCGATAACGGTGGACACGCTCTCTGATACGCCGGAGGAAGGTAAATGCACCCTCCGGGAGGCGGTCGCTGCCGCAAACACGGATGCGGTGGTCGGGGGGTGCGCAGCCGGGGACGGGGCCGACACCATCACCTTCGACCTGCCGGACTCTTCGAGGATCACTCTGACCGGGAAGGGCGGCTCCTCCCCGGTCGAGGTATTCGAGGATCTCACCATAGACGGCGCGGGCAGAAACCTGACCATAAGCGGCGGCGGGGAGGTAGGGATATTCTTCAATTCGGGCTCCGAGGAGAATGGCCCCGCCACCCTCACGCTCAAAGACCTCACGCTCGCCGAGGGGAGGGGCGTGGATCAGGGCAGCGGATTCGGAGGCGGCTCGAGCGGCGGTGGAGCGGTGTACAACACCGCGACGCTCATCGTCGAAGGGGTTTCTTTCGAGGACAACCGCGCTTTCGATGCGGGCGGTGCGATTTATTCGAAGGGGCCGAGAGCAAACGTCTCCATTACCGGGAGCACGTTCAAGAGAAATCGCGTGACATGCACCGGCGTCTGCGGCGGACAGGGAGGGGGCGGCGCCATCGCTGCTCTCGCCGGGGGCGAGACGAAGATCACGAACAGCGTCTTCCGCGACAATATCGCCTTCGGCAAAGACGCCTCCGGAGGGGCCGTCCTCGGGCGGTTCTCGTTCCGCGCGAGCGATACCGGGCCGATCTCGATCTCCGGAAGCACCTTCGAAGGAAACAAGGCTTTGACGGCGGCGATCTTCAGTCTGCGTTTCCGAACCGGGGGCGGGGCGATCTCCGTGTTCAACCGCGAACTCACCATTACCGACAGCGAGTTCACCGAAAACGAGGCAACCATCGCTGACAGCGCCGGGAATCCGGGGGCCGGGTTCGTTCCGCAGACGTTCGGCGGCGCCGTCCTCGTCGAGAGCGAGAACGTACCGGGCGACACCGCCCCGCTCAGGGAGGCGAATATATCCGACACCACCTTCACCAGAAACGCCGCCACGGCTCCCGCGTCGTTCGGCGGCGCGCTCTTTGCATTACGATCTCCGACTTCGATCTCGAACGGCACGTTCACCCAGAACACGGCGGAGAGGACGGGAGCCATAGACAACGCCGGAGCGTCCTTCGACATCACGGACTCGGAGATAACGAACAACGTCGCCATCGGATCGAAGGACGAAGGCGCCACCGTCGGCGGCGTGACGACGAGGTCGCAGGGGACGCAAGCTCAGGATGGAACGCAGTATAAAGCACAGACCACCTTTATCCGCACGAACGTCTCAGACAACGTAAACGGAAATTGCGGAGCCGAGACCGACGATGAGATCACCGATGGCGGAGGAAACACCGAGACCCCTGGCTCGAGTTGCGGTTTCAACGGTGTGGAGCGCGTCGAAACAGAGCGTCCGAACGCGCTCGACGACGAGTACGAAGCGGAGGCCGGGGCGGCGACGGTCGCGGTTTCCGCGCCGGGCGTGCTTGAAAACGACGCCGACCCCGAGGGGGAGGCGATGATCCCGGAACTCGTCGACGAGCCGCGAAACGGAACGGTCGTTCTCGAGAAGGACGGGTCGTTGGTGTATACGCCGGACAAGGGTTCTCCGGGTGATGCCTTTACGTACCGCGTGAAATCACCGGATGGGCTTCGGCAATCGAAGGTGGCGACCGTGAACATCCGCTTCACCAGTGAGATCGTCGTGAACTCGGACGCCGATACGGTGGCCGACAACAGCGAGTGTACTCTTCGGGAAGCGATAATTTCGGCGAACACGAACGCGGCTTCGGGGAATATGACAGGAGAGTGCGCCGCCGGGAGCGGAAAGGATACGATCACCTTCGATCTCCCCGACGACACGACGATCACGCTCGGGGGCGAACAGCTCGTGATCTCCTCGGCGTTGACCATAGACGGCTCCACGACAGACAGGCTCGCGGTGAGCGGCGGCAAAGAGAGCCGCGTCTTTTCCGTAAACGGCGGGCCGGTGGAGATAAACGACCTCGCCATCACGGAGGGTGCGGTCAGCGGTTCTGAGGCCCTGGGCGGCGGCATCCTCCTTGAAAGGGCGAAGTTGACGCTGACGAACGCCGTCGTGTCGGAAAATACCTCGGAGCTTGACGGCGGCGGTATTTTCTCCAGCACGGTAAGTGCCGGCTCCGGTGGAGCTGCGGACCCCGAACAGCGCCTCACCATAAGGAACTCCACCATCTCGGGCAACACCGCCGCAAGAGGCGGCGGCGTCAGAAACCGCCAGGGCCTCACCATCATAGAAAACTCCACCGTCACGAACAACACCGCCCTGGCGGATCAAGGCTCGGGTGTGTCGAGCTTCGGAGACGAATTCGCCCGTACCGAAGTCTCGTCCTCGATCATCGCCGCAAACGAAAACACCGATGTGGATTTCAATTCCTTTGACGACGATGGCGTCAATTCCTTCCAGTCAAACGGCTACAACCTTATCGCAGACGGAAACGCCGCCGACGCCTTCGGTGAAACCGGAGACCAGAAAGGCGTGGACAGTCCCGGCCTCGAACCCCTCGCCGACAATGGAGGCCCGACCGAAACCCACGCCCTCCGAGCGGGAAGCCTCGCCCTTGACAGAGGCGGCCCGGACTGTCCGGACACCGACCAGCGCGGCATGAAGAGGCCGAAGGACGGGACCGGAGACGGCGAGGCCGCATGCGACGTTGGTGCCTTTGAGGTGCAGAATCTGCTGCCACCCGAAGGGCCTCCGGCGGCTACATGCGCCGGACGGGAGACCACCATATCAGGCGGGCCCGGAGGCGGCCCGACAGTGGGAACGCGCGGCGACGATGTCATAATCGGAACCCCGGGCCGCGATATCATCCGCGGCCTCGGAGGGGACGACCTGATCTGCGCCCTCAGCGGAAACGACACGGTCTACGGCGGCGACGGAGCCGACCGTATAGAGGGAGCGAACGGCAACGACGCGCTCTACGGAGGGCGGGGCAACGACACGATACTCGGCGGCGCGGGGCAGGACACGCTCCGGGGCGGTCCGGGACGGGACCGGCTCAACGGCGGGCCGGGAAGAAACTCCGTCAAGCAGTAG
- a CDS encoding HD-GYP domain-containing protein, whose protein sequence is MDAPGKALLGGSETKEVRFSEIVSAFSFVLDMVEGQPEGHSVRTCYIGMMLGARLGLGEEDLSALFYALLIKDVGCSSNASKISTLFGAEDFGVKRAFKLTDWSRLHETVLYAARNVRPDGTAWSRLKQFVTASKGGPKTTGELIQIRCDRGAEIARFMGFSEKTALAIRNLDEHHDGSGYPDGKRGDEIPLLARICGFAQTLEVFYTNYGTETAERMARARRRKWFDPGVVDAFLKDPGAVWKQLTHPELERFVYSLEPQENTVKVTPRLIDLTAISFSRVIDAKSPFTYEHSAGVARMAVELGERLGFTKTENRNLWRAALLHDIGKLGISNTILDKPAPLTREELAKVREHPRLTYESLKRVPLLEDLALVAASHHEKLDGSGYHRGVTGEYLGPAARILTVADIYDALAQARPYRKAMPREKIISILRSDVRAGRLCPQTVEVLEDVIREDPLCTEGLTGGDPEW, encoded by the coding sequence ATGGACGCGCCAGGGAAAGCTCTTCTCGGGGGTTCGGAGACAAAGGAAGTCAGGTTCTCGGAGATAGTATCGGCGTTCTCCTTTGTCCTTGACATGGTCGAGGGGCAGCCGGAGGGACATTCCGTGAGGACGTGCTACATCGGCATGATGCTCGGCGCGCGCCTCGGCCTCGGAGAAGAAGACCTCTCCGCGCTTTTCTACGCGCTGCTGATCAAAGACGTGGGCTGCTCCTCGAACGCGTCGAAGATCTCGACCCTTTTCGGAGCCGAGGACTTCGGGGTGAAGCGGGCCTTCAAGCTCACCGACTGGAGCAGGCTCCACGAAACGGTTCTCTACGCGGCCCGCAACGTCAGGCCGGACGGCACGGCGTGGTCGCGCCTGAAACAGTTCGTGACCGCTTCGAAGGGCGGACCGAAGACAACCGGCGAGCTTATCCAGATCCGCTGCGACCGGGGGGCCGAGATCGCCCGATTTATGGGGTTCTCGGAGAAAACCGCCCTTGCCATCAGGAACCTCGACGAACACCACGACGGCAGCGGGTATCCCGACGGGAAGAGAGGGGATGAGATCCCGCTCCTCGCACGCATCTGTGGTTTCGCCCAGACGCTCGAAGTCTTCTACACAAACTACGGGACCGAAACCGCCGAGCGCATGGCCCGCGCCCGGCGCAGGAAGTGGTTTGATCCCGGGGTCGTGGACGCTTTTCTCAAGGACCCCGGGGCTGTCTGGAAGCAGCTCACCCACCCCGAGCTCGAACGCTTCGTCTACAGCCTTGAGCCGCAGGAGAACACGGTCAAAGTAACCCCGAGGCTTATAGACCTCACAGCAATCTCCTTCTCGCGGGTCATAGATGCGAAATCGCCCTTCACCTACGAGCACTCCGCCGGGGTCGCCCGGATGGCGGTTGAACTCGGGGAGCGCCTGGGGTTTACAAAGACCGAGAACCGGAACCTCTGGCGGGCCGCCCTTCTGCACGACATCGGCAAGCTCGGGATTTCGAATACGATCCTCGACAAGCCCGCCCCCCTGACCCGCGAGGAGCTCGCGAAGGTCAGGGAACACCCTCGCCTGACCTACGAATCCCTCAAGCGAGTACCGCTTCTCGAAGACCTCGCCCTTGTGGCCGCCAGCCACCACGAGAAGCTCGACGGGAGCGGATACCACCGGGGTGTTACCGGGGAATACCTCGGCCCGGCCGCCAGAATCCTCACCGTTGCGGACATCTACGACGCGCTCGCCCAGGCCCGGCCCTACCGGAAAGCCATGCCCCGGGAGAAAATCATCTCCATCCTGAGATCCGACGTCCGAGCCGGCAGGCTCTGCCCGCAGACCGTGGAGGTACTGGAGGACGTAATCAGGGAAGACCCGCTCTGCACAGAGGGTCTGACAGGGGGGGACCCGGAGTGGTGA
- a CDS encoding VOC family protein, with the protein MRVDRLDHLVLTVSDVDATCDFYARTLGLRVVGFGRHGRRALWFGGQKINLHQQGGEFEPKSEHPTPGSADLCFVARDGIPDVISHLENCGVEIIEGPILREGALGEMVSVYFRDPDGNLIEVSSYRKRA; encoded by the coding sequence TTGCGTGTAGACCGCCTGGATCACCTTGTCCTGACCGTCTCGGACGTGGACGCGACCTGCGATTTCTACGCTCGGACGCTAGGGCTGCGGGTGGTCGGTTTCGGCAGGCACGGCAGGCGCGCTCTCTGGTTCGGGGGGCAGAAGATCAACCTCCACCAGCAGGGCGGCGAGTTCGAGCCGAAGTCCGAACACCCGACGCCCGGTTCCGCCGACCTCTGCTTTGTGGCTCGCGACGGGATTCCGGACGTGATCTCCCACCTCGAAAACTGCGGTGTCGAGATAATAGAAGGCCCGATCCTGCGGGAGGGCGCGCTCGGTGAGATGGTCTCCGTTTATTTCCGGGACCCGGACGGCAACCTTATCGAGGTTTCAAGCTATAGGAAGCGCGCCTGA
- a CDS encoding PAS domain S-box protein, whose amino-acid sequence MSRGETRARLQALRRLGAVSSEADQALKEITDDARLVFGADLAMVNLMLRDTVYFRSWSGPLSEEAAALRVVRQEDAVCALVVDHGEVLVIEDLTSDSGSGKLPFCPVGDFRFYAGAPLITSRQETIGTLCVLRREPGKFSESDKATLRAFARAAVARMELISALEGEREARRRETRRSEELQDVLDRSLDVIVTVGFDGEIRAINRAAESVFGWSPEEVVGSKYLDHVHPKDFPEAVRAAKALYSGESVCNQVLRFLGRDGEVRWVEWNASPVPDQQLYYGVARNITDRKLAEEKARETEILYRALVERNPAVTYVRTMDEAGGSAALTYISPRIEDILGFSPEEWLGRPLFWTTRIHPEDRRRVLEEDRHTDATRDDFKIEYRSIARDGSVVWIYDEASLVYDKDGEPLYWLGAQYNITALKQTEEELRRAEEKYRSIFENIVEGVYQLDCEGRYITANPALARIFGYESPEALIRETPYQHEQLLMDPEQERALLQELREAGQASDCEVRARRRDGAVIWVSGSVQLMRSASGEVVGYEGSMEDITERKLLEEARRESEERFRQLFAQSVEALFIHDETGQIYDCNAEACRSLGYTREELLGSNVEQFIVLSQSARRKPEGSVWKRALSNNPHRRNDLFRNEHRRRDGTTFPVEVRLGSIDYGGRQLIFASVRDVTERKAYEDRLAHAASHDPLTNLPNRILFMENLEAVLTHARHTGSCTALLYLDLNGFKEVNDTYGHHVGDRLLVQVARRLESRLREDDIAARLGGDEFTILISDLSTPANADEVLRRVREIFLSPFNVQGWEVDNLGCSIGMVCTLSGAMSAEELLREADRMMYLEKKSSRHAPLSVRRASYSLKPR is encoded by the coding sequence GTGAGTCGAGGCGAGACCAGAGCGCGCCTTCAGGCCCTCAGACGCCTCGGGGCCGTAAGCAGCGAAGCAGATCAAGCCCTAAAGGAGATCACCGACGACGCCCGCCTGGTCTTCGGGGCCGACCTTGCGATGGTGAACCTGATGCTCAGGGACACCGTGTACTTCAGATCGTGGTCCGGCCCGCTGAGCGAGGAGGCTGCGGCGCTGCGGGTCGTCCGGCAGGAGGATGCGGTCTGCGCCCTTGTCGTGGACCACGGCGAGGTTCTGGTGATAGAAGACCTCACCTCGGATTCAGGATCGGGAAAGCTCCCCTTCTGTCCGGTGGGGGACTTTCGCTTCTACGCCGGTGCGCCGCTCATCACCTCCCGGCAGGAGACCATAGGGACGCTCTGCGTGCTCCGCAGAGAACCGGGGAAGTTCTCCGAGAGCGATAAAGCCACCCTGAGAGCCTTTGCCCGCGCCGCCGTAGCCCGGATGGAGTTGATCTCCGCGCTCGAAGGCGAGCGCGAGGCCCGCCGGCGGGAGACCCGGCGCAGCGAGGAACTGCAGGACGTTCTCGACCGCTCGCTGGACGTAATAGTAACCGTCGGCTTTGATGGTGAGATCCGCGCCATCAACCGGGCCGCCGAGAGCGTCTTCGGGTGGTCGCCGGAGGAGGTGGTCGGCAGCAAGTACCTGGACCACGTGCACCCGAAAGACTTTCCGGAGGCGGTTCGGGCGGCGAAGGCTCTCTACTCCGGCGAGTCGGTCTGCAACCAGGTTCTGAGGTTTCTTGGCCGCGACGGCGAGGTGCGCTGGGTTGAGTGGAACGCCTCACCGGTACCGGATCAGCAACTCTACTACGGTGTCGCCCGCAACATCACCGACCGGAAGCTGGCGGAAGAAAAGGCCCGCGAGACGGAGATCCTCTACCGCGCCCTTGTCGAGCGCAACCCGGCGGTGACCTACGTGCGGACCATGGACGAGGCCGGAGGATCAGCCGCCCTGACCTACATAAGCCCCCGCATCGAAGACATCCTCGGCTTCTCCCCCGAGGAGTGGCTCGGTCGGCCGCTTTTCTGGACGACCCGCATCCATCCCGAGGACCGCCGCCGGGTACTCGAAGAGGACCGCCACACCGACGCGACCAGAGACGACTTCAAGATAGAGTACCGCTCGATAGCCCGCGACGGGTCCGTCGTCTGGATCTACGACGAAGCCTCGCTTGTCTACGACAAAGACGGCGAACCGCTCTACTGGCTCGGGGCGCAGTACAACATAACCGCCCTCAAGCAGACCGAAGAGGAACTCCGTCGCGCCGAGGAGAAGTATCGCTCCATCTTCGAAAACATAGTCGAGGGCGTCTACCAGCTTGACTGCGAAGGCAGATACATCACCGCAAACCCGGCGCTAGCCCGGATCTTCGGCTACGAGTCACCCGAAGCACTTATACGGGAAACCCCCTACCAGCACGAGCAGCTCCTTATGGACCCCGAACAGGAGAGGGCTTTGCTTCAGGAGCTCCGGGAGGCGGGTCAGGCATCGGATTGCGAAGTCCGGGCCCGCAGACGCGACGGGGCCGTGATCTGGGTCTCCGGAAGCGTTCAGCTGATGCGCTCCGCAAGCGGCGAGGTAGTGGGCTACGAAGGCAGCATGGAGGACATAACCGAGCGCAAGCTGCTAGAAGAGGCCCGGCGGGAGAGCGAAGAGCGGTTCCGGCAGCTTTTCGCACAGTCCGTCGAGGCGCTCTTCATCCACGACGAAACGGGGCAGATCTACGACTGCAACGCCGAGGCCTGCCGCTCGCTCGGGTACACAAGAGAGGAGCTTCTCGGGTCGAACGTCGAGCAGTTCATTGTGCTTTCGCAGAGCGCCCGGAGAAAGCCCGAAGGTTCGGTCTGGAAGCGAGCCCTCTCCAACAACCCGCACAGACGGAACGACCTCTTTCGCAACGAACACCGCCGCAGGGACGGCACCACCTTCCCGGTCGAGGTCAGGTTGGGCTCCATAGACTACGGCGGTCGGCAGTTGATCTTTGCCTCCGTGCGCGACGTGACCGAGCGCAAGGCTTACGAGGACCGGCTCGCTCATGCGGCCTCGCACGACCCGCTGACCAACCTTCCGAACCGGATTCTCTTTATGGAGAACCTTGAAGCCGTCCTCACCCACGCCAGGCACACCGGGAGCTGCACCGCCCTTCTCTACCTCGACCTCAACGGCTTCAAAGAAGTGAATGACACCTACGGACATCACGTCGGAGACCGGCTGCTGGTTCAGGTGGCTCGCAGGCTGGAGTCCCGACTGCGGGAGGACGACATCGCCGCCAGGCTCGGTGGCGACGAGTTCACCATCCTTATCAGCGACCTGAGCACCCCGGCCAACGCCGACGAAGTACTGCGTCGGGTGCGGGAGATCTTTCTCTCGCCCTTCAACGTGCAGGGCTGGGAGGTCGACAACCTCGGCTGCAGCATCGGGATGGTCTGCACCCTTTCGGGTGCGATGAGCGCCGAGGAGCTTCTGCGGGAAGCCGACCGGATGATGTACCTCGAAAAAAAAAGCTCCCGGCACGCCCCGCTGAGCGTCAGGCGCGCTTCCTATAGCTTGAAACCTCGATAA
- a CDS encoding ABC transporter ATP-binding protein produces MENEQENPRSKGRLSAARDGLRRTGETLGDFMPFLTPRRRGLLLALVILLLETAASLAQPWPLALTIDYALGGKELPGFLPDALADPALLIAAIAFLTVMIFTATRAIAAYRRYLLQKLGQETVFDMREALYGKVHALGLDFHGRRRTGDTITRVTSDVKEVRSLLVDSVVEVFSSVLILFGMLAIMLLLDWQLTLLALATVPFLFLAVGRYRKALIERMRVVRIKEGAIASVVQEAITGIRAVKLFGREEEEMNRFRIESEESLRASVDSSMIEARFSVTLGIVGGVGTALVTYFGARQVLAGSLSVGDLTVFVAYLGLFLSPLWALSRQANQIGKSLVSGERIMELLRADPTVKEAPNATEAPAFDGCVTFDEVTFSYGTGDEAPVLREVSFDVEAGSRVALVGVSGAGKTTITSLLIRLYDPLEGAVLIDGRDIREFTLKSLRDNVSFVPQEPMLFRASVAENIAYGKPDATRKEIEHAAKLAGADDFITRMPEGYDTVLAERGDSLSGGQRQRISIARAMIRNSAILVLDEPQSGLDAEAAAAVEESWRELTEGRTTFLISHELRLVRDVDAILFIEGGSLVEAGTHEELLAFGGGYARLYALQNHDDKRESPVPARESRTP; encoded by the coding sequence GTGGAAAACGAACAGGAAAACCCGCGCAGCAAAGGCAGGCTCTCAGCCGCGAGGGACGGTCTCCGGCGTACCGGCGAGACGCTCGGGGACTTCATGCCGTTTCTGACGCCGAGGCGCAGGGGGCTTCTGCTCGCGCTCGTCATACTCCTTCTCGAGACCGCCGCCAGCCTTGCGCAGCCCTGGCCGCTCGCCCTGACCATAGACTACGCCCTCGGGGGCAAAGAACTGCCCGGCTTTCTGCCGGACGCCCTTGCAGACCCGGCGCTGCTCATCGCCGCGATAGCGTTTCTTACGGTTATGATCTTCACCGCGACCCGCGCCATCGCCGCCTACCGGCGCTACCTGCTTCAGAAGCTCGGTCAGGAGACCGTCTTCGATATGCGCGAGGCGCTCTACGGAAAGGTCCACGCCCTCGGCCTCGACTTCCACGGTCGGCGCAGAACGGGCGACACCATCACCCGCGTAACCAGCGACGTAAAGGAAGTCCGGTCCCTGCTCGTTGACTCGGTCGTGGAGGTGTTCTCCTCCGTCCTTATCCTTTTCGGGATGCTTGCGATCATGCTCCTTCTCGACTGGCAGCTGACCCTGCTCGCCCTTGCTACCGTGCCGTTTCTCTTTCTCGCCGTCGGGCGTTACCGCAAGGCCCTGATCGAACGGATGCGGGTGGTCAGGATAAAGGAGGGGGCGATAGCGTCGGTGGTTCAGGAGGCTATTACGGGGATTCGGGCCGTGAAGCTTTTCGGGCGTGAGGAGGAGGAGATGAACCGCTTTCGCATCGAGAGCGAAGAATCCCTCCGGGCGAGCGTTGACTCGTCCATGATCGAAGCCCGCTTCAGCGTTACGCTCGGTATCGTCGGCGGGGTCGGAACGGCCCTTGTCACGTACTTCGGGGCGCGGCAGGTTCTCGCCGGGTCGCTCTCGGTGGGCGACCTCACGGTCTTTGTAGCTTACCTCGGGCTTTTCCTCTCGCCCCTGTGGGCGCTGTCGCGGCAGGCCAATCAGATCGGCAAGTCCCTTGTCTCCGGCGAGCGCATAATGGAACTCCTGCGCGCCGACCCGACGGTGAAGGAGGCCCCGAACGCCACCGAAGCCCCGGCCTTCGACGGATGCGTCACCTTCGACGAGGTCACGTTCTCCTACGGGACCGGGGACGAAGCCCCGGTTCTGCGCGAGGTCTCTTTCGACGTCGAGGCCGGGAGCCGGGTCGCGCTCGTCGGGGTCTCGGGGGCGGGGAAAACAACGATAACGAGCCTTTTGATCCGGCTCTACGACCCGCTCGAAGGCGCGGTCTTGATAGACGGCCGCGATATCCGCGAGTTCACCCTGAAGTCCCTGCGCGACAACGTCTCCTTCGTGCCGCAGGAGCCGATGCTCTTCCGGGCGAGCGTGGCCGAGAACATCGCCTACGGCAAGCCCGACGCAACCCGCAAGGAGATAGAACACGCAGCGAAACTCGCCGGGGCCGACGACTTCATAACCCGGATGCCCGAAGGCTACGATACGGTGCTGGCCGAGCGGGGTGACAGCCTCTCCGGCGGGCAGAGGCAGCGCATCTCGATAGCGCGGGCCATGATCCGCAACAGCGCGATACTGGTCCTTGACGAACCACAGTCCGGCCTCGACGCCGAGGCCGCCGCGGCGGTCGAGGAGAGCTGGCGCGAGCTTACGGAGGGCCGGACCACTTTCCTGATCTCCCACGAACTCCGGCTCGTGCGCGATGTGGACGCCATACTCTTTATCGAGGGCGGAAGCCTCGTCGAGGCCGGAACCCACGAAGAACTGCTCGCGTTCGGGGGCGGCTACGCCCGGCTCTACGCCCTGCAGAACCACGACGACAAAAGAGAAAGCCCGGTCCCCGCAAGGGAGAGCCGGACCCCGTAA
- a CDS encoding LuxR C-terminal-related transcriptional regulator — protein sequence MRSSRPLSPREREVAVLISGGLTNREIAKALGTPNAPPIPM from the coding sequence GTGAGGAGTTCACGGCCCCTCAGCCCCCGCGAGAGGGAGGTTGCGGTCCTGATCTCCGGGGGGCTCACCAACCGGGAGATCGCCAAAGCACTCGGCACACCAAACGCACCGCCGATACCCATGTAG